The proteins below come from a single Rhodanobacter sp. LX-99 genomic window:
- a CDS encoding arylesterase: MRRCLWLLVFLCGIGGAQAAAPKTVLVLGDSLSAAHNIPVEAGWVHLLDARLNQMVPKWTAINASISGETSLSGRNRLPALLAKYRPGVLVLELGANDGLRGLPLPALRANLDAMIAAAQKAKVRVLLVGIELPVNYGPQYRDGLRAVYADLARTRRTALVPFLLEGIALNPALMQDDGLHPVASAQPRVLDTVWKPLRPLLH; encoded by the coding sequence ATGCGTCGATGCCTGTGGTTGCTGGTTTTTCTGTGTGGCATCGGCGGCGCCCAGGCGGCGGCGCCGAAAACCGTGCTGGTCCTGGGTGATTCGTTGTCCGCCGCGCACAACATCCCGGTCGAGGCCGGCTGGGTGCATCTGCTGGATGCGCGTCTCAACCAGATGGTGCCGAAATGGACCGCGATCAATGCCAGCATCAGCGGCGAGACCTCGCTGAGCGGGCGCAACCGCCTGCCTGCGCTGCTGGCGAAGTACCGGCCGGGCGTGCTGGTGCTGGAACTGGGCGCCAACGACGGTTTGCGCGGCCTGCCGCTGCCGGCCCTGCGCGCGAACCTGGACGCGATGATCGCGGCGGCGCAAAAAGCGAAGGTGCGCGTGCTGCTGGTCGGCATCGAGCTGCCGGTGAACTACGGGCCGCAATACCGCGACGGTCTGCGCGCGGTCTATGCCGACCTGGCGCGGACCCGCCGTACCGCACTGGTGCCGTTCCTGCTCGAGGGAATCGCACTCAATCCCGCGCTGATGCAGGACGATGGCCTGCATCCGGTCGCCAGCGCCCAGCCGCGGGTGCTGGACACCGTCTGGAAACCGCTGCGGCCGCTGCTGCATTGA